One genomic region from Salvia hispanica cultivar TCC Black 2014 chromosome 2, UniMelb_Shisp_WGS_1.0, whole genome shotgun sequence encodes:
- the LOC125205302 gene encoding ATP sulfurylase 2-like yields the protein MSLTIRLHHVSSASIATATVKKSRYAAQFHSKTIYHSNQLAPLAFPHKKIQSLSKSHDPAVMVRSSLIEPDGGALVDLVVPESQRAAKIAEAEALPKVRLGKIDVEWVHVVSEGWASPLKGFMREDEYLQSLHFNCVRMEDGTLVNMSLPIVLPIDDDVKAQIGDSTSVALVGTDGDLLAILSSIEIYKHNKEERIARTWGTTAPGLPYVEEVITAAGNWLIGGDLEVLKPIKYNDGLDHYRLSPKQLRDEFDRRNADAVFAFQLRNPVHNGHALLMNDTRRRLLEMGYKNPILLLHPLGGFTKADDVPLDVRMEQHSKVLEDGILDPETTIVSIFPSPMHYAGPTEVQWHAKARINAGANFYIVGRDPAGMGHPTEKRDLYDPDHGKKVLSMAPGLEKLNILPFKVAAYDTVAKQMAFFDPSRAKEFLFISGTKMRAFARSGENPPDGFMCPGGWQVLVRYYESLQAEDSPKKEAVNA from the exons atgtcacTAACCATTAGGCTACACCATGTGAGCAGTGCCTCAATTGCCACAGCCACAGTCAAGAAAAGCCGTTACGCCGCCCAATTCCACTCCAAAACCATATACCATTCCAACCAATTGGCCCCACTTGCATTTCCTCACaaaaagattcaatctttGTCAAAATCTCACGATCCCGCGGTGATGGTGAGAAGCTCCCTGATAGAGCCGGACGGCGGCGCGCTGGTGGATCTCGTGGTGCCGGAGAGCCAGAGGGCGGCCAAGATTGCCGAGGCGGAGGCGCTGCCGAAGGTGAGGCTGGGAAAGATTGATGTGGAGTGGGTGCATGTGGTGAGCGAGGGGTGGGCGAGCCCACTCAAGGGTTTCATGAGAGAGGATGAGTATTTGCAGAGCTTGCATTTCAATTGTGTGAGGATGGAGGATGGCACTTTGGTGAATATGTCTTTGCCCATTGTGTTGCCAATTGACGATGACGTCAAGGCCCAAATTGGGGATTCCACCAGTGTTGCATTGGTTGGGACTGATGGTGATTTGCTTGCGATTCTTAGCAG CATTGAAATATACAAGCACAACAAAGAGGAAAGAATTGCAAGAACATGGGGAACCACAGCTCCAGGATTACCTTATGTTGAGGAGGTGATTACTGCTGCTGGAAACTGGCTCATAGGAGGAGATCTTGAAGTGCTAAAGCCTATCAAGTACAATGATGGACTTGATCACTACAGGCTTTCTCCAAAGCAGCTTCGTGATGAATTTGACAGACGTAATGCGGATGCAGTCTTTGCTTTTCAGCTGAGAAATCCAGTGCATAATGGCCATGCTTTGCTCATGAATGACACTCGTAGGAGGCTTTTGGAAATGGGTTACAAGAACCCAATTCTCTTGCTTCATCCTCTGGGAGGTTTTACTAAGGCTGATGATGTTCCACTCGATGTTCGCATGGAACAACATAGCAAG GTGCTCGAAGATGGGATTCTAGATCCCGAAACTACGATCGTGTCTATCTTCCCTTCACCAATGCATTATGCTGGACCAACTGAAGTTCAGTGGCATGCAAAGGCACGAATCAATGCAGGCGCAAATTTCTACATAGTAGGGCGTGATCCTGCTGGTATGGGTCACCCGACAGAGAAGAGGGACCTGTACGATCCAGATCATGGGAAGAAGGTGCTTAGTATGGCTCCTGGTCTCGAAAAGTTGAACATCCTGCCATTCAAG GTTGCTGCATATGATACTGTAGCAAAGCAGATGGCATTTTTTGATCCCTCTCGTGCTAAAGaatttctcttcatttctGGAACTAAG ATGAGAGCCTTTGCAAGAAGTGGCGAGAATCCACCCGACGGTTTTATGTGTCCCGGTGGATGGCAAGTGTTAGTGAGATACTATGAGAGCCTGCAGGCTGAGGATTCTCCAAAGAAGGAGGCAGTCAATGCTTAA
- the LOC125205300 gene encoding probable thimet oligopeptidase: MENQRKRGERRNLIALTGATALLAVAANLAINALKTHFKNRNRKVVPGSNVQTNISASEILRLADSIVAKYKEIYDAVASVPLDKVTYANTILPLAELEAQQFPLIQSCAFPKLVSSSEDIRKASIEAERRIDAHISICSMREDVYRVIKAFTARGDSMSSEVKRYAQYLVKDFERNGLNLTSTKREELQRLRAQIDELSMRYIRNLNDDSTVLLFNDMELAGLPPEFLKGLDIAESGKFKVLLRSHHVSPILELCKVGSTRKSVAESYGRRCEVNLSILEKLVQLRHKLARLLGYLNYAEYAVDRRMASSSAKVFEFLEKISGSLTESASKELSVLKELKRNEEGEIAFGIEDLPYYVKKIKEEQCDLDFGVVKQYFPVSLVISGIFKICQDLFGLRFEEVIDAEVWHPDVQLFSVFDLSSGELMGYFYLDLYAREAKYGLTCVVALQNGSLTNNTRQIPVALLISQMPKEVDGQPGLLRFSEVVNLLHEFGHVVHHTCNRATFARFSGLRLDPDFVEIPSLLLENWCYESSCLKLISGFHQDITKPIEDEICKSLKRWRSSFSALKFKQEILYCLFDQIIHSTENVDMNGLLKHLHSKVMVGLPMLEGISPASCFPRTAIGYEATCYSRIWSEVFAADIFATKFHDIMNQSAGIQFRNKVLAPGGAKDPLEILSDFLGREPSIQAFVDSKCYSL; this comes from the exons atggaGAATCAAAGGAAGAGAGGCGAGAGAAGAAATCTGATTGCTTTGACCGGCGCCACCGCGCTTCTCGCCGTCGCAGCCAACTTAGCAATCAATGCACTCAAAACCCATTTCAAGAATCGGAACAGAAAAG TGGTTCCGGGATCAAATGTACAGACAAATATATCTGCTTCTGAGATACTGAGATTAGCGGACAGCATTGTAGCAAAATACAAGGAAATTTATGATGCAGTTGCTTCAGTTCCACTTGACAAG GTAACCTATGCCAACACGATACTACCTTTGGCAGAATTAGAAGCACAGCAATTTCCTCTAATACAGTCTTGTGCCTTCCCAAAATTGGTGTCTTCTTCGGAAGATATTCGTAAAGCAAGCATTGAAGCTGAGCGAAGGATCGATGCCCATATTTCCATATGCAG CATGCGGGAAGATGTTTACCGTGTTATCAAAGCATTCACAGCTCGAGGTGATTCAATGAGTTCTGAAGTCAAGCGCTATGCGCAGTATTTG GTTAAAGATTTTGAGCGGAATGGATTGAATCTTACCTCAACAAAGAGGGAGGAATTGCAACGTTTGAGGGCTCAAATAGATGAGCTAAGTATGCGGTACATTCGAAATCTGAATGATGATAGTACAGTTCTTCTTTTCAATGATATGGAGCTAGCTGGCTTGCCTCCGGAATTCTTGAAG GGCTTGGATATTGCTGAAAGCGGTAAATTCAAGGTTCTATTAAGAAGTCATCACGTGTCGCCCATCTTAGAGTTGTGTAAG GTAGGGTCAACCAGAAAGTCTGTAGCTGAGTCTTATGGAAGGAGATGCGAAGTAAATCTTTCCATATTGGAAAAGCTG GTTCAGTTGCGTCATAAACTTGCCAGATTGCTTGGCTACCTAAACTATGCTGAGTATGCTGTTGATCGTAGGATGGCAAGCTCATCGGCGAAG GTATTTGAGTTTCTAGAGAAAATATCTGGAAGCTTAACTGAATCAGCTTCAAAGGAACTTTCAGTGTTAAAGGAATTGAAG AGAAATGAAGAGGGAGAAATTGCCTTTGGAATTGAGGACCTACCATACTATGTGAAGAAGATTAAAGAAGAGCAGTGCGATCTGGATTTTGGAGTTGTCAAACAGTATTTTCCTGTTAGTTTAGTTATATCCGGAATCTTCAAAATATGCCAAGATCTATTTG GCTTAAGATTTGAGGAAGTAATAGATGCAGAAGTTTGGCATCCAGATGTGCAacttttttcagtttttgacTTGAGTTCTGGTGAACTCATGGGTTACTTTTATCTTGATTTATACGCCAg GGAAGCAAAATATGGCCTCACCTGTGTCGTTGCTCTTCAAAATGGTTCATTGACCAACAATACGAGACAG ATTCCAGTGGCTCTGCTGATTTCTCAAATGCCAAAGGAAGTTGATGGACAACCTGGATTGCTGAGATTCTCTGAAGTAGTAAACTTACTCCACGAATTTGGACATGTG GTCCACCATACCTGCAACCGAGCAACATTTGCTCGATTTTCTGGCTTGCGCTTGGATCCAGACTTTGTGGAGATTCCCTCCCTGCTTTTGGAAAATTG gTGTTACGAAAGCAGCTGTCTTAAACTGATCTCTGGTTTTCATCAG GATATTACCAAACCTATCGAAGATGAGATATGTAAATCGCTCAAGAGATGGCGAAGTTCCTTTTCAGCGCTCAAATTTAAACAAGAAATTCTTTATT GTCTTTTCGATCAAATAATACATTCGACTGAAAATGTAGACATGAATGGATTGTTGAAGCATCTCCATTCCAAG GTTATGGTAGGTTTGCCTATGCTAGAAGGAATAAGTCCAGCTTCATGCTTTCCTCGGACTGCTATTGGCTACGAAGCTACTTGCTACAGCCGGATATGGAGTGAG GTTTTTGCTGCTGATATTTTCGCCACAAAATTTCATGACATAATGAATCAAAGTGCCGGCATACAGTTCAGAAACAAG GTTTTGGCCCCTGGAGGTGCAAAGGACCCTCTTGAGATACTATCGGATTTTCTTGGACGGGAACCATCAATACAAGCTTTTGTAGACAGCAAGTGTTATTCTCTATAG
- the LOC125203124 gene encoding F-box protein SKIP14-like isoform X1, whose amino-acid sequence MALNFSCERDIFDCSSSEPASMDIVDRLPSDPFGMDIETTFTAITGWLEDLKVDYGGFMSNGMSSQEGYHSSAGWNLIWNNYIHFESFPRTIQLNERLNAGMQDYIPNGFQFDHDLDAALTLSTYENIGFNNGSASCSNEMGSGREVEGASEFEGAPHEAFNYVLSYLGVKDLLSVERTCSYLSSAVRGDPLFWRTIHIDQPLNERITDDVLVQLAGRAQGKLESLSLVECPKITDDGLRRVLEENRRLTKLSIPGCTRITIDSIVNCIRAYNCNNEFGGIKQVRIGGLYGVSHEHFEELNSLMGSRDKKFETAHKPHFYHRGNFYLPHDDDRTIDIEMCLKCEKFKLVYDCPSEGCRAKDKSPEVCKACTLCIGRCAQCGRCINDTEFEETFCLELLCSDCFKQLPSYQDKLDEEDNFMELDAV is encoded by the exons ATGGCCTTGAACTTCAGCTGTGAGAGGGACATATTTGATTGCAGCTCATCGGAACCAGCCTCAATGGACATAGTTGACCGTTTGCCATCTGATCCTTTTGGGATGGATATAGAAACTACTTTCACCGCCATCACTGGGTGGTTGGAGGACTTGAAGGTTGATTATGGTGGTTTCATGAGTAATGGCATGTCCTCTCAAGAAGGTTACCATTCATCTGCTGGatggaatttaatttggaataATTATATTCACTTCGAATCATTTCCACGCACTATTCAGTTGAATGAGAGACTGAATGCGGGTATGCAGGACTACATACCCAACGGCTTCCAGTTTGACCACGATCTTGATGCAGCTCTTACATTGAGTACATATGAGAACATTGGCTTCAACAATGGGAGTGCTAGCTGCAGTAATGAGATGGGATCCGGAAGGGAAGTGGAGGGTGCATCTGAATTTGAAGGAGCACCTCACGAAGCTTTTAATTATGTTCTTAGCTATTTGGGAGTGAAGGACCTTTTGTCTGTAGAAAGGACTTGCAGTTACTTGTCGTCTGCTGTCCGAGGGGATCCCTTGTTTTGGAGGACTATCCACATTGACCAGCCTCTAAATGAAAGGATCACAGATGATGTTCTCGTGCAATTGGCTGGTAGGGCTCAGGGTAAGCTTGAAAGTTTGAGCTTAGTGGAGTGCCCTAAAATCACTGATGATGGTTTGAGGCGAGTGCTTGAAGAAAATCGACGATTAACTAAG TTGTCTATTCCTGGATGTACAAGGATCACTATAGATAGCATAGTGAATTGTATCAGAGCCTACAACTGCAATAATGAATTTGGAGGAATAAAACAAGTGAGAATTGGTGGCCTCTATGGTGTGAGCCACGAGCATTTTGAAGAGTTGAACTCATTAATGGGTTCCAGGGACAAGAAGTTTGAAACTGCGCACAAGCCACATTTCTATCACCGAGGGAACTTTTATCTTCCACATGATGATGATCGAACAATCGATATTGAAATGTGTTTGAAATGCGAGAAGTTCAAATTGGTTTACGATTGTCCAAGTGAAGGCTGTAGGGCTAAAGATAAGTCACCTGAGGTTTGCAAAGCTTGCACTCTCTGCATAGGAAGGTGTGCTCAGTGCGGCCGGTGTATTAATGATACTGAATTTGAGGAGACGTTCTGCCTGGAATTGCTATGTTCGGACTGTTTTAAGCAGCTACCCTCGTACCAAGACAAGCTTGATGAGGAAGACAACTTTATGGAGCTTGATGCTGTGTAA
- the LOC125203124 gene encoding F-box protein SKIP14-like isoform X2 — protein MDIVDRLPSDPFGMDIETTFTAITGWLEDLKVDYGGFMSNGMSSQEGYHSSAGWNLIWNNYIHFESFPRTIQLNERLNAGMQDYIPNGFQFDHDLDAALTLSTYENIGFNNGSASCSNEMGSGREVEGASEFEGAPHEAFNYVLSYLGVKDLLSVERTCSYLSSAVRGDPLFWRTIHIDQPLNERITDDVLVQLAGRAQGKLESLSLVECPKITDDGLRRVLEENRRLTKLSIPGCTRITIDSIVNCIRAYNCNNEFGGIKQVRIGGLYGVSHEHFEELNSLMGSRDKKFETAHKPHFYHRGNFYLPHDDDRTIDIEMCLKCEKFKLVYDCPSEGCRAKDKSPEVCKACTLCIGRCAQCGRCINDTEFEETFCLELLCSDCFKQLPSYQDKLDEEDNFMELDAV, from the exons ATGGACATAGTTGACCGTTTGCCATCTGATCCTTTTGGGATGGATATAGAAACTACTTTCACCGCCATCACTGGGTGGTTGGAGGACTTGAAGGTTGATTATGGTGGTTTCATGAGTAATGGCATGTCCTCTCAAGAAGGTTACCATTCATCTGCTGGatggaatttaatttggaataATTATATTCACTTCGAATCATTTCCACGCACTATTCAGTTGAATGAGAGACTGAATGCGGGTATGCAGGACTACATACCCAACGGCTTCCAGTTTGACCACGATCTTGATGCAGCTCTTACATTGAGTACATATGAGAACATTGGCTTCAACAATGGGAGTGCTAGCTGCAGTAATGAGATGGGATCCGGAAGGGAAGTGGAGGGTGCATCTGAATTTGAAGGAGCACCTCACGAAGCTTTTAATTATGTTCTTAGCTATTTGGGAGTGAAGGACCTTTTGTCTGTAGAAAGGACTTGCAGTTACTTGTCGTCTGCTGTCCGAGGGGATCCCTTGTTTTGGAGGACTATCCACATTGACCAGCCTCTAAATGAAAGGATCACAGATGATGTTCTCGTGCAATTGGCTGGTAGGGCTCAGGGTAAGCTTGAAAGTTTGAGCTTAGTGGAGTGCCCTAAAATCACTGATGATGGTTTGAGGCGAGTGCTTGAAGAAAATCGACGATTAACTAAG TTGTCTATTCCTGGATGTACAAGGATCACTATAGATAGCATAGTGAATTGTATCAGAGCCTACAACTGCAATAATGAATTTGGAGGAATAAAACAAGTGAGAATTGGTGGCCTCTATGGTGTGAGCCACGAGCATTTTGAAGAGTTGAACTCATTAATGGGTTCCAGGGACAAGAAGTTTGAAACTGCGCACAAGCCACATTTCTATCACCGAGGGAACTTTTATCTTCCACATGATGATGATCGAACAATCGATATTGAAATGTGTTTGAAATGCGAGAAGTTCAAATTGGTTTACGATTGTCCAAGTGAAGGCTGTAGGGCTAAAGATAAGTCACCTGAGGTTTGCAAAGCTTGCACTCTCTGCATAGGAAGGTGTGCTCAGTGCGGCCGGTGTATTAATGATACTGAATTTGAGGAGACGTTCTGCCTGGAATTGCTATGTTCGGACTGTTTTAAGCAGCTACCCTCGTACCAAGACAAGCTTGATGAGGAAGACAACTTTATGGAGCTTGATGCTGTGTAA
- the LOC125203124 gene encoding F-box protein SKIP14-like isoform X3, whose translation MACPLKKDYIPNGFQFDHDLDAALTLSTYENIGFNNGSASCSNEMGSGREVEGASEFEGAPHEAFNYVLSYLGVKDLLSVERTCSYLSSAVRGDPLFWRTIHIDQPLNERITDDVLVQLAGRAQGKLESLSLVECPKITDDGLRRVLEENRRLTKLSIPGCTRITIDSIVNCIRAYNCNNEFGGIKQVRIGGLYGVSHEHFEELNSLMGSRDKKFETAHKPHFYHRGNFYLPHDDDRTIDIEMCLKCEKFKLVYDCPSEGCRAKDKSPEVCKACTLCIGRCAQCGRCINDTEFEETFCLELLCSDCFKQLPSYQDKLDEEDNFMELDAV comes from the exons ATGGCATGTCCTCTCAAGAAG GACTACATACCCAACGGCTTCCAGTTTGACCACGATCTTGATGCAGCTCTTACATTGAGTACATATGAGAACATTGGCTTCAACAATGGGAGTGCTAGCTGCAGTAATGAGATGGGATCCGGAAGGGAAGTGGAGGGTGCATCTGAATTTGAAGGAGCACCTCACGAAGCTTTTAATTATGTTCTTAGCTATTTGGGAGTGAAGGACCTTTTGTCTGTAGAAAGGACTTGCAGTTACTTGTCGTCTGCTGTCCGAGGGGATCCCTTGTTTTGGAGGACTATCCACATTGACCAGCCTCTAAATGAAAGGATCACAGATGATGTTCTCGTGCAATTGGCTGGTAGGGCTCAGGGTAAGCTTGAAAGTTTGAGCTTAGTGGAGTGCCCTAAAATCACTGATGATGGTTTGAGGCGAGTGCTTGAAGAAAATCGACGATTAACTAAG TTGTCTATTCCTGGATGTACAAGGATCACTATAGATAGCATAGTGAATTGTATCAGAGCCTACAACTGCAATAATGAATTTGGAGGAATAAAACAAGTGAGAATTGGTGGCCTCTATGGTGTGAGCCACGAGCATTTTGAAGAGTTGAACTCATTAATGGGTTCCAGGGACAAGAAGTTTGAAACTGCGCACAAGCCACATTTCTATCACCGAGGGAACTTTTATCTTCCACATGATGATGATCGAACAATCGATATTGAAATGTGTTTGAAATGCGAGAAGTTCAAATTGGTTTACGATTGTCCAAGTGAAGGCTGTAGGGCTAAAGATAAGTCACCTGAGGTTTGCAAAGCTTGCACTCTCTGCATAGGAAGGTGTGCTCAGTGCGGCCGGTGTATTAATGATACTGAATTTGAGGAGACGTTCTGCCTGGAATTGCTATGTTCGGACTGTTTTAAGCAGCTACCCTCGTACCAAGACAAGCTTGATGAGGAAGACAACTTTATGGAGCTTGATGCTGTGTAA